A single region of the Prochlorococcus marinus str. MIT 0917 genome encodes:
- a CDS encoding metal-binding protein produces the protein MSCNQCVASHFDSFSWCKLRKIKIHSEISASVSCGHWIKKEPYFPRISERSVDQQLDFGKVLVTDKN, from the coding sequence ATGAGCTGCAATCAGTGTGTTGCAAGTCATTTTGATTCATTCTCATGGTGCAAACTTAGAAAGATAAAAATACATTCTGAGATATCTGCATCTGTTTCTTGTGGTCATTGGATAAAAAAAGAACCTTATTTCCCAAGAATTTCTGAAAGATCTGTTGATCAACAACTCGATTTTGGAAAAGTATTAGTTACGGATAAGAATTAA
- the gcvT gene encoding glycine cleavage system aminomethyltransferase GcvT, with amino-acid sequence MKLLQTPLYEECQKLGGKMVPFANWEMPVSFSGLIEEHNAVRKNVGMFDISHMGVVQLKGKNIKSSLQKLVPSDVFRIGPGEACYTVFLKENGGIQDDLIIYDQGILDTKDESIVLVINASRKESDIEWLRLNLSKKAITISEFMPEGALIAIQGPESIRTFEKILQEPLSDLPRFGHRTITSNPNLINSEESIFIARTGYTGEEGFEFLSSPETAKSIWKNLIASGVTPCGLGARDTLRLEASMHLYGNDINLDTTPFEAGLGWLVHLEMPHDFIGRKALEKQAEDGTQKKLVGIKVMNKGIARKGYPVLFNCKTVGEVTSGTWSPTLKEPIALAYVPSEIAKVNTQLEVEIRGKKHPAIIVKRPFYRKGF; translated from the coding sequence ATGAAATTACTGCAAACTCCTCTTTACGAAGAATGCCAAAAATTAGGGGGTAAAATGGTCCCTTTTGCAAATTGGGAAATGCCTGTTAGTTTTTCTGGGTTAATAGAAGAACACAATGCAGTAAGAAAAAATGTTGGAATGTTCGACATATCTCATATGGGTGTTGTCCAATTAAAAGGTAAAAATATCAAGAGCTCATTACAAAAATTAGTTCCTTCAGACGTGTTTCGAATAGGACCTGGTGAAGCGTGTTATACAGTTTTTTTAAAAGAAAATGGAGGGATTCAAGACGATCTAATCATTTATGACCAGGGAATTTTAGATACAAAAGATGAAAGTATAGTTCTAGTCATTAATGCCTCAAGAAAAGAATCAGACATTGAATGGTTGAGATTAAATCTTTCAAAAAAGGCAATTACTATATCCGAATTCATGCCTGAAGGTGCATTAATTGCCATCCAAGGTCCAGAATCGATTCGTACATTTGAGAAAATTCTTCAAGAGCCTTTATCCGATTTGCCACGTTTTGGCCATAGAACTATTACTTCTAATCCCAATCTAATCAACTCAGAAGAATCAATTTTTATTGCACGAACTGGGTATACCGGAGAGGAAGGTTTCGAATTTTTATCATCACCAGAAACAGCAAAGTCCATCTGGAAGAATCTAATTGCATCGGGAGTTACTCCATGCGGGCTTGGAGCCAGAGATACACTGCGACTAGAGGCTTCTATGCATTTATATGGCAACGATATCAACTTAGATACCACTCCCTTTGAAGCTGGCTTGGGTTGGTTAGTTCATTTAGAAATGCCTCATGATTTTATTGGTAGGAAAGCTTTAGAAAAACAGGCCGAAGATGGAACGCAAAAAAAACTTGTTGGTATTAAAGTGATGAATAAAGGAATCGCAAGAAAAGGATATCCAGTTTTATTCAACTGCAAAACTGTTGGAGAAGTAACTAGCGGAACTTGGTCTCCAACATTGAAAGAACCTATAGCTCTTGCTTATGTACCTAGCGAAATTGCAAAAGTAAATACTCAATTAGAAGTAGAAATTAGAGGAAAAAAACATCCTGCAATCATCGTAAAAAGACCTTTCTATCGAAAAGGTTTTTGA
- a CDS encoding 7-carboxy-7-deazaguanine synthase QueE produces the protein MEPCLPVVECFHSLQGEGEHAGRSAYFIRLASCKVGCPWCDTKNSWNSELHPQQTLIDLSISTAKAQKEGAAFVVITGGEPLHHNLNHLCREIRKSTLNLEKKSIPIHLETSGVDALSGNPDWITLSPKRHSPPRLDNLLSCQELKVVIQNAEDLLFAKKMADLIKNNGKIKPQLFLQAGWENEEGQTLAIKYVKNNPDWRLSMQTHKWLGVL, from the coding sequence ATGGAACCATGTCTACCAGTAGTGGAATGTTTTCATTCTTTACAAGGAGAAGGAGAACATGCTGGTAGAAGCGCTTACTTCATCAGATTAGCTAGTTGTAAAGTTGGATGTCCTTGGTGTGATACGAAAAATTCATGGAATTCCGAACTTCATCCACAACAAACTTTGATAGATTTATCAATTAGCACAGCCAAAGCACAAAAAGAAGGTGCAGCGTTTGTTGTAATCACTGGAGGCGAGCCATTGCATCATAATTTAAATCATCTATGCAGAGAAATTAGAAAATCTACACTCAATCTAGAGAAGAAATCTATTCCAATTCATCTCGAAACAAGTGGCGTAGATGCACTAAGTGGCAACCCAGATTGGATAACATTATCTCCTAAACGGCATTCTCCTCCACGCCTTGATAATCTGTTATCTTGCCAAGAATTAAAAGTTGTCATCCAGAACGCTGAAGATTTACTTTTTGCTAAAAAAATGGCTGATTTAATAAAAAACAATGGAAAGATTAAACCTCAATTATTTTTGCAAGCAGGATGGGAAAATGAAGAAGGGCAAACACTCGCAATCAAGTATGTAAAAAACAATCCTGATTGGAGATTAAGTATGCAAACTCACAAATGGCTAGGTGTACTCTAA
- the speB gene encoding agmatinase translates to MSKANLKDLSLFNNDGAIFMGGQRNIDQCKVSLLGVPYDGTCCFRPGARFGPSAVRENSYGIESYCPQLNLDLEDIKFADIGSLDVPLGDAKLTIDYVKDAIDILLKNNLKPLIIGGEHSITTGIITSIINNYPELIMIQLDAHADLRDEWLGSKFSHACTMKRCLEILPSKKIFQIGIRSGTKSEFLEMNHTKRIIQHNCGENAKYLEEALKKFKGKPIYLTFDLDWFDPSIMPGTGTPEPGGYFWGDFAAIIDVIKSHNLIGADVVELSPDLDKSGISSNLAAKVIRSLIMLLDQ, encoded by the coding sequence ATGAGCAAAGCCAACCTCAAAGATCTATCACTATTTAATAACGATGGTGCAATATTCATGGGAGGACAAAGAAACATTGATCAATGCAAAGTGTCGCTGTTAGGCGTCCCTTACGATGGAACTTGTTGCTTTAGACCTGGCGCGAGATTCGGTCCCTCTGCTGTTAGAGAAAATAGCTATGGAATTGAATCATATTGTCCGCAATTAAATTTAGATTTAGAAGATATAAAATTTGCTGACATAGGTTCATTAGATGTGCCCCTTGGAGATGCAAAATTAACAATTGATTATGTAAAAGACGCAATAGATATTTTACTTAAAAATAATTTAAAGCCTCTTATTATAGGTGGAGAACATTCAATAACAACTGGAATTATTACATCAATAATTAATAATTATCCTGAATTAATTATGATTCAATTAGATGCTCACGCAGACCTTAGAGATGAATGGTTAGGTAGTAAGTTTAGTCATGCTTGTACTATGAAAAGATGTTTAGAAATACTACCTAGCAAAAAGATCTTTCAAATAGGAATAAGAAGTGGAACAAAATCAGAATTTCTTGAAATGAATCATACTAAAAGAATAATTCAACATAATTGTGGAGAGAATGCAAAATATTTAGAAGAAGCTCTAAAAAAATTCAAAGGAAAACCAATCTATTTAACTTTTGATTTAGACTGGTTTGATCCATCTATAATGCCAGGTACAGGCACTCCTGAACCCGGAGGTTATTTTTGGGGAGATTTTGCAGCAATAATAGATGTTATCAAGTCGCATAACTTAATTGGTGCAGATGTAGTTGAATTATCTCCTGATTTAGATAAATCTGGTATTAGTAGTAACCTGGCTGCAAAAGTTATACGTTCATTAATTATGTTATTGGACCAATAA
- the queC gene encoding 7-cyano-7-deazaguanine synthase QueC: protein MIEQTTIALLSGGIDSATAACIAMEAGQKVIGLSFDYGQRHLKELQAAADLAKDLNLEDHITIKIDLSSWGGSSLTDTSQIIPTQGIQKNTIPNTYVPGRNTIFVAIGLSLAEARGANRIALGINAMDYSGYPDCRPDYLEAYQELANLSSRVGREGKGIKLWAPLLDWEKTKIFKEALRLKIPIEKTWSCYQGESKPCGKCDSCRIRDKALKEIGREDLCSLNI from the coding sequence ATGATTGAACAGACAACAATTGCATTACTTTCCGGAGGAATTGATTCAGCTACAGCTGCTTGTATAGCTATGGAAGCTGGGCAAAAAGTGATTGGATTATCCTTTGATTATGGCCAACGCCATCTTAAGGAGTTACAAGCAGCCGCAGATTTAGCAAAAGATCTAAATCTTGAGGATCACATAACAATCAAGATTGATTTATCTTCTTGGGGTGGGTCCTCCTTGACCGACACGTCACAAATAATTCCCACTCAAGGCATACAAAAAAATACTATTCCTAACACTTACGTTCCAGGTAGAAACACTATCTTTGTTGCTATTGGGTTAAGTCTTGCAGAAGCTCGTGGAGCCAATCGAATAGCATTAGGCATCAATGCAATGGATTATTCTGGATATCCAGACTGTAGACCGGATTATTTAGAGGCATATCAAGAATTAGCCAACTTATCCAGTAGAGTAGGACGCGAGGGGAAAGGTATAAAACTGTGGGCTCCACTACTAGATTGGGAAAAAACAAAAATCTTTAAAGAGGCATTACGCTTAAAAATTCCTATAGAAAAAACATGGAGTTGCTATCAAGGTGAAAGTAAACCGTGTGGTAAATGTGATAGTTGTCGTATTAGAGATAAAGCATTAAAAGAAATAGGTCGAGAAGATCTATGTAGCCTAAATATCTAG
- the aspS gene encoding aspartate--tRNA ligase, with translation MRNKTCGELRASAIGANVQLCGWVDRRRDHGGVIFIDVRDGSGTIQITVDPDQGQDLFNIAESLRNETVLQINGLVRARPEEAINTKIPTGEVEVLAENIKILNAVTSTLPFSVSIHDEESVKEEIRLRHRYLDLRRARMNKNLRLRHNTVKAARSFLEGEGFIEVETPILTRSTPEGARDYLVPSRLCGGEFFALPQSPQLFKQLLMVGGIERYYQVARCFRDEDLRADRQPEFTQLDIEMSFMEEKEIIELNEKLIINIWKKIKEIDLPSPFPRMTWQEAMDRFGTDRPDTRYGMELVNTSDLFSTSGFKVFSNAISSGGCVKCITIEDGNNLISNVRIKPGGDIFSEAQKAGAGGLAFIRVRDNEEVDTIGAIKDNLTTSQIKELLSKTQAKAGDLILFGAGPTNIVNRTLDRVRQFIAKDLKIISDNELKTQWNFLWVTDFPMFEFNSDENRLEAIHHPFCAPKPEDIGESESLWKDKLPNSNAQAYDLVLNGLEIGGGSLRIHNSELQKTVLEVIGLSKNEAEEQFGFLIDALSMGAPPHGGIAFGLDRIVMLLSNEDSIRDTIAFPKTQQARCSMAQAPANVENKQLEDLHIASTWINPD, from the coding sequence ATGCGCAATAAAACTTGTGGAGAACTACGAGCTTCCGCAATTGGCGCAAATGTTCAACTATGTGGTTGGGTTGATCGCAGAAGGGATCATGGCGGAGTAATCTTTATTGATGTAAGAGACGGCTCTGGAACAATTCAAATCACAGTTGATCCAGATCAAGGTCAAGATCTTTTTAACATCGCTGAAAGTCTTAGAAATGAGACTGTTCTTCAAATCAATGGCTTAGTAAGAGCAAGACCTGAAGAAGCTATTAATACAAAAATCCCAACCGGTGAAGTAGAAGTCTTAGCTGAAAATATAAAAATTCTGAATGCTGTTACTAGTACACTCCCCTTCTCAGTTTCAATTCATGATGAAGAGAGTGTTAAAGAAGAAATCAGGCTGAGACATAGATATTTGGATCTAAGAAGAGCGAGAATGAATAAAAATCTTCGATTAAGACATAACACAGTCAAAGCGGCTAGAAGTTTTCTTGAAGGAGAAGGATTTATAGAAGTTGAAACACCTATTTTGACTCGATCAACTCCTGAAGGAGCAAGAGATTACTTAGTCCCCTCACGCTTATGCGGTGGGGAATTTTTTGCATTGCCCCAATCACCACAATTATTCAAACAATTATTAATGGTTGGTGGCATTGAACGTTACTACCAAGTTGCACGCTGTTTCCGTGATGAAGATTTACGCGCAGACAGGCAGCCAGAATTTACTCAATTAGATATTGAAATGAGTTTTATGGAAGAAAAAGAAATAATTGAGTTAAATGAGAAGTTAATTATTAACATTTGGAAAAAAATTAAAGAGATTGACCTCCCAAGCCCATTTCCAAGGATGACTTGGCAAGAGGCTATGGATCGGTTTGGAACTGACAGACCTGATACTCGATATGGAATGGAACTTGTTAACACAAGTGATTTATTTTCTACAAGTGGATTTAAAGTTTTTTCAAATGCTATTTCTTCTGGTGGATGCGTCAAATGCATCACCATTGAGGATGGAAATAATTTGATTAGTAATGTAAGAATAAAACCAGGTGGAGACATTTTCAGCGAAGCCCAAAAGGCTGGCGCTGGCGGGCTAGCATTTATTAGAGTTAGAGATAATGAAGAAGTCGATACTATTGGAGCCATAAAAGATAATTTAACTACCTCACAAATAAAAGAACTCCTATCCAAAACCCAAGCAAAAGCTGGTGATCTAATCCTTTTTGGTGCAGGGCCCACAAACATTGTTAATAGGACCTTAGATAGGGTTCGTCAATTTATTGCGAAAGATCTAAAGATAATCTCAGACAACGAATTAAAAACTCAATGGAATTTTCTTTGGGTCACTGATTTTCCTATGTTTGAATTCAATTCTGATGAAAATCGTCTTGAAGCAATTCATCATCCTTTCTGCGCTCCTAAGCCTGAAGATATTGGTGAATCAGAAAGCTTATGGAAAGACAAATTACCCAATTCAAATGCTCAAGCGTATGATCTAGTTCTAAATGGATTAGAAATTGGTGGAGGATCTTTAAGAATTCACAACTCAGAACTTCAAAAAACCGTGCTAGAAGTAATTGGTCTATCTAAAAATGAAGCAGAAGAGCAATTTGGTTTTTTAATTGATGCGCTCTCAATGGGTGCTCCTCCACATGGTGGGATTGCTTTTGGACTGGACAGAATAGTTATGCTCTTATCCAATGAAGATTCAATTAGAGATACTATTGCTTTTCCAAAAACACAACAAGCTCGTTGTTCCATGGCTCAAGCCCCTGCAAACGTGGAAAACAAGCAATTAGAAGACCTCCATATAGCTTCTACTTGGATAAATCCTGATTGA
- a CDS encoding anthranilate synthase component I family protein codes for MNNIKRLLCQWKSPELVAYKLIQEWGEAGFIWLDGDGSDLGRWVTLGINPLEQFCSRGLEMSKKGSNPFKILRELPPGHWTGWLSYEAASWTEPQNPWQTSSMATLWIASHDPILKFDLQNKELWLEGTDEKRISIMENFLKSTFHQKLSKPDSETAKQAERKHNIPLESWEWKLTSQEYSKRVDEIKEWIAKGDIFQANLTTSCQAQLPEFMRPIDVYSKLKKCSPAPFAGVIIGDQMAKGEAIISTSPERFLKALPSGEVETRPIKGTRPRDRDPEKDADWAAELICSPKDHAENVMIVDLLRNDLGRVCQPGSIKVPHLLVLESYSQVHHLTSVVKGRLNTNKTWVDLLEACWPGGSVTGAPKLRACKRLYELEPTARGPYCGSILNINWDGVLDSNILIRSLMIKESSVTANAGCGIVADSDSQKEAEEMNWKLMPLLKALT; via the coding sequence GTGAATAACATTAAGCGACTACTATGTCAGTGGAAATCACCTGAGCTAGTAGCTTATAAATTGATTCAAGAATGGGGAGAGGCAGGATTTATATGGCTTGATGGCGATGGGAGTGATTTAGGTCGATGGGTCACCTTAGGAATTAATCCTCTAGAACAGTTTTGTTCTAGAGGATTAGAAATGTCAAAAAAAGGTTCTAATCCTTTTAAAATTTTACGCGAATTACCGCCAGGGCACTGGACTGGTTGGTTGAGTTATGAAGCTGCATCTTGGACAGAGCCACAAAATCCATGGCAAACAAGTTCTATGGCAACTTTATGGATAGCCTCTCATGACCCTATATTGAAATTTGATCTTCAAAATAAAGAGCTATGGCTAGAAGGCACAGATGAAAAGCGCATCTCAATTATGGAAAATTTTCTAAAAAGTACTTTTCATCAAAAGCTTTCCAAACCAGACAGTGAAACAGCAAAACAAGCAGAACGCAAACATAATATTCCCCTAGAATCTTGGGAATGGAAGTTAACAAGTCAAGAATATTCTAAAAGAGTTGATGAGATCAAAGAATGGATTGCGAAAGGTGATATTTTTCAGGCTAATCTAACTACCTCATGCCAAGCCCAATTACCAGAATTCATGCGTCCAATAGACGTATATTCAAAACTTAAAAAATGCTCCCCTGCTCCATTTGCTGGAGTAATTATCGGCGATCAGATGGCAAAAGGAGAAGCTATTATATCAACTTCACCAGAAAGATTCTTAAAAGCTTTACCCAGTGGTGAGGTGGAAACGAGACCAATCAAAGGAACTAGACCCAGAGATAGAGATCCAGAAAAAGATGCTGATTGGGCAGCAGAGCTTATTTGTAGTCCAAAAGATCATGCTGAGAATGTCATGATTGTCGATCTACTAAGAAATGATCTTGGAAGAGTATGCCAACCGGGTTCAATCAAAGTGCCTCATCTACTAGTTTTAGAAAGCTATTCACAAGTTCATCATCTCACTTCAGTAGTTAAAGGTAGACTCAATACAAATAAAACTTGGGTTGACTTGCTTGAGGCCTGTTGGCCAGGTGGTTCCGTAACAGGAGCACCCAAGCTTAGGGCTTGTAAAAGATTGTATGAGCTTGAACCAACAGCGAGAGGTCCATATTGTGGATCAATATTAAATATAAATTGGGATGGGGTCCTTGATAGCAATATTCTAATCCGATCTTTAATGATTAAAGAATCCTCTGTTACTGCTAATGCTGGATGTGGAATTGTTGCAGATTCAGATAGTCAAAAGGAAGCTGAGGAAATGAATTGGAAATTAATGCCACTTTTAAAAGCATTAACATGA
- a CDS encoding aminotransferase class IV, translated as MTENKNEKLGWINGHWGIFKDLKVPINDRGLNFADGIFETIFILNGVPQLLNEHLNRWQKSASILEMNPPPSKEWLISLIEDGINRSQLNNVNGVIRINWTRGASKQRGIDISNTSHHSFWLEIDSYQPNFESISTIISQTERRNSFSRLSYCKTFAYNQGIQARIEAKNAGFNDALLLNNRGEICCATTANILVKRENNWLTPPSNSGCLPGIMRQRGIDLNIIKEALIEATPKDNDEWFLINSLSCRPIQKINKKEFKISTNPKEFWLSLLKI; from the coding sequence ATGACTGAAAATAAGAACGAAAAATTAGGCTGGATTAATGGTCACTGGGGAATCTTCAAAGATTTAAAAGTGCCAATTAATGATCGAGGTCTCAACTTTGCAGATGGAATCTTTGAAACGATTTTCATTTTGAATGGAGTTCCGCAGCTTCTTAATGAGCATTTAAATAGATGGCAAAAAAGTGCAAGTATCTTAGAAATGAATCCTCCACCATCAAAAGAATGGTTGATTTCACTCATTGAAGATGGCATTAACCGATCACAATTAAATAATGTCAATGGAGTAATTCGTATTAATTGGACTCGAGGAGCATCAAAACAACGTGGAATTGATATCAGCAATACAAGCCATCATAGCTTTTGGTTGGAGATAGATTCTTATCAACCAAATTTTGAATCTATATCTACAATAATTAGTCAAACTGAAAGAAGAAATTCTTTTAGCCGATTGAGTTATTGTAAAACATTTGCCTATAATCAAGGGATTCAAGCGCGCATAGAAGCAAAGAATGCAGGCTTTAATGATGCACTGTTATTAAATAATCGAGGTGAAATATGTTGTGCCACTACAGCAAATATATTAGTAAAAAGGGAAAATAATTGGTTGACTCCACCATCTAATAGTGGTTGTCTACCTGGCATAATGCGTCAACGAGGAATTGATTTGAATATAATAAAAGAAGCTCTCATTGAAGCGACACCAAAAGATAATGATGAATGGTTTTTAATAAATAGTTTAAGTTGTCGTCCAATTCAAAAAATAAACAAAAAAGAATTTAAAATATCAACTAACCCCAAAGAATTTTGGCTGAGTTTGTTAAAAATCTAA
- a CDS encoding CTP synthase, whose amino-acid sequence MAKFVFVTGGVVSSIGKGIVAASLGRLLKSKGYSVSILKLDPYLNVDPGTMSPFQHGEVFVTEDGAETDLDLGHYERFTDTAMSRLNSVTTGSIYQAVINKERRGDYDGRTVQVIPHITREIRERIKRVADNSGADVVISEIGGTVGDIESLPFLEAIREFKGDVKRNDVVYVHVTLLPYIGTSGEIKTKPTQHSVKELRSIGIQPDILVCRSDRPINDDLKNKIGGFCGVNSDAVIASLDADSIYSVPLALKDEGLCKEVLDCLDLNDHESDLKDWERLVHKLHNPGPPVKVALVGKYVQLNDAYLSVVEALRHACISQDASLDLHWINAENIESEGAEKLLQGMDAIVVPGGFGNRGVNGKIAAIRWAREQRVPFLGLCLGMQCAVIEWARNLAGLVDASSAELDPNSKHPVIHLLPEQQDVVDLGGTMRLGVYPCRLQTNTTGQSLYNEEVVYERHRHRYEFNNSYRTLLMESGYVISGTSPDGRLVELIELKNHPFFIACQYHPEFLSRPGKPHPLFSGLIQAAQLRVPSSPSEAFNPQSKIIEKKSLEQQ is encoded by the coding sequence ATGGCAAAATTTGTTTTCGTCACTGGTGGTGTAGTTTCAAGCATTGGCAAAGGAATTGTTGCCGCAAGTCTTGGCAGACTACTTAAATCAAAAGGGTACAGTGTTTCTATTTTGAAGCTTGACCCATATCTAAATGTTGATCCAGGGACGATGAGTCCTTTTCAACATGGAGAGGTTTTTGTAACTGAAGACGGGGCTGAAACTGATTTAGACCTTGGGCATTATGAGCGCTTTACAGATACTGCAATGTCAAGACTTAACAGTGTCACGACGGGTTCCATTTATCAAGCTGTTATTAATAAAGAAAGGAGAGGTGACTATGACGGAAGAACAGTTCAAGTTATCCCCCACATCACTCGTGAAATTCGCGAAAGAATTAAACGTGTAGCAGACAATAGTGGTGCAGATGTAGTGATATCAGAAATTGGAGGGACAGTTGGAGATATTGAATCTCTACCTTTTCTTGAAGCAATAAGAGAATTTAAAGGTGATGTAAAGAGAAACGATGTTGTTTATGTTCACGTCACATTATTGCCTTACATAGGGACATCTGGTGAAATTAAAACCAAGCCAACACAGCACTCAGTAAAAGAATTACGTTCTATCGGGATTCAGCCAGATATTTTAGTTTGTCGCAGTGATAGGCCAATTAATGATGATTTAAAAAATAAAATAGGGGGTTTTTGTGGAGTTAACTCTGATGCGGTCATAGCATCTCTTGATGCTGACAGTATTTACTCAGTACCTTTGGCACTCAAAGATGAAGGACTTTGCAAGGAGGTATTAGATTGCTTGGATCTAAATGATCATGAAAGTGATTTAAAAGACTGGGAAAGATTAGTCCATAAATTGCACAATCCAGGCCCTCCTGTAAAAGTTGCATTAGTTGGCAAATATGTACAATTAAATGATGCCTACTTATCAGTAGTCGAAGCATTACGTCATGCATGCATTTCCCAAGATGCATCCTTAGATCTTCATTGGATCAATGCGGAGAACATTGAATCAGAGGGAGCAGAAAAACTACTTCAAGGAATGGATGCAATTGTCGTTCCAGGAGGTTTTGGTAATCGTGGCGTAAATGGGAAAATAGCAGCTATCAGATGGGCAAGGGAGCAAAGGGTTCCTTTCCTGGGACTTTGCTTAGGGATGCAATGTGCTGTCATTGAATGGGCTCGCAATTTAGCTGGTTTAGTAGATGCATCTAGTGCCGAACTAGATCCAAATTCAAAACACCCTGTAATTCACTTACTGCCAGAACAACAAGACGTAGTTGATCTAGGAGGAACCATGAGATTAGGAGTATATCCTTGTAGACTTCAAACCAACACAACCGGGCAAAGTTTATACAACGAAGAAGTTGTTTACGAAAGGCATAGACATCGTTATGAGTTCAATAATTCATATAGGACTCTCCTAATGGAATCTGGTTATGTAATTAGTGGTACTTCACCTGATGGTCGATTGGTAGAGCTAATAGAATTAAAAAATCATCCATTTTTTATTGCATGTCAATATCATCCAGAATTTCTCTCTAGGCCAGGGAAACCACACCCTTTATTTAGTGGCTTGATTCAAGCTGCACAATTACGCGTCCCATCCTCACCAAGTGAAGCATTCAATCCACAATCAAAAATTATTGAAAAAAAATCTCTAGAACAGCAATAA
- the speE gene encoding polyamine aminopropyltransferase: protein MNNKLKKRSDWLDEYHQGVRYGLLGKLILEESSTFQKITIFESKRYGKALLLDDCWMTAEKSEKCYHECLIHPALSCSTQIDNILIIGGGDGGSARECLKYKEVRSIDLVEIDLRVIELSKKYLPTIGGNAWSDSRLHLQIKNGIDWVKHKEENSYDVIIIDGADPIGPSKELFSNSFLTDCKRIMKPGGVLATQSESPESFRQIHINIVKVLREIFDYADPMYGSVSIYPSGLWSWTFASMEKPKYMYPQKNRVNEISENCQIWSERWQQGAFNAIPAFIERELAKT from the coding sequence ATGAATAACAAACTTAAGAAAAGATCAGATTGGCTTGACGAGTATCATCAAGGAGTTAGATATGGACTACTTGGAAAGTTAATACTAGAAGAGTCTAGTACTTTTCAAAAAATTACTATCTTTGAAAGCAAAAGATATGGAAAAGCACTATTACTTGATGATTGTTGGATGACAGCAGAAAAGTCTGAAAAGTGTTATCACGAATGTCTTATTCATCCTGCCTTATCTTGTTCTACGCAAATAGATAATATTTTAATTATTGGAGGAGGTGATGGGGGTAGCGCAAGAGAATGTTTAAAATATAAAGAGGTTAGGTCTATCGATTTAGTTGAAATCGATCTAAGAGTTATTGAATTAAGTAAAAAGTATTTACCTACTATCGGAGGAAATGCATGGTCTGACTCAAGATTGCATTTACAAATCAAGAATGGAATTGATTGGGTAAAACATAAAGAAGAAAATTCATATGATGTGATTATTATTGATGGTGCAGATCCTATTGGACCGTCTAAAGAATTATTCAGCAATTCTTTCCTGACAGATTGTAAACGAATAATGAAGCCAGGAGGAGTTTTAGCAACTCAAAGTGAATCGCCAGAATCTTTCCGGCAAATTCATATAAATATTGTCAAAGTTCTGCGTGAAATTTTTGACTACGCAGATCCAATGTATGGATCTGTATCCATTTACCCAAGCGGTTTATGGAGCTGGACATTTGCATCTATGGAGAAGCCCAAATACATGTATCCCCAAAAAAATCGCGTAAATGAGATCTCTGAAAATTGTCAGATTTGGAGTGAGAGATGGCAACAAGGTGCGTTTAACGCTATTCCTGCATTTATAGAAAGAGAGCTAGCAAAAACATGA